In Carya illinoinensis cultivar Pawnee chromosome 9, C.illinoinensisPawnee_v1, whole genome shotgun sequence, the following are encoded in one genomic region:
- the LOC122277786 gene encoding protein NUCLEAR FUSION DEFECTIVE 6, mitochondrial-like isoform X4, with the protein MSSAAATAARFVLRSTSARTASAARLTAGAGARARPASSPFRIPKQNPIAHRIFRSPVEMSCCVETLLPYHTATASALLNSMLSASLRSYCWTPEDS; encoded by the exons ATGTCATCCGCCGCCGCCACAGCCGCCAGGTTCGTCCTCCGCTCCACATCGGCACGAACCGCCTCGGCGGCTAGGCTTACAGCCGGAGCCGGAGCTAGGGCCAGACCCGCAAGCTCACCATTTCGTATCCCCAAACAAAACCCTATCGCACATCGCATTTTCAG GTCTCCTGTGGAGATGAGCTGCTGCGTGGAAACGCTGCTTCCGTATCACACTGCCACTGCTTCTGCATTGCTCAACTCCATGCTCTCCGCCTCTCTCCGCAGCTACTGTTGGACTCCTGAAG ACAGCTGA
- the LOC122277786 gene encoding protein NUCLEAR FUSION DEFECTIVE 6, mitochondrial-like isoform X2 → MSSAAATAARFVLRSTSARTASAARLTAGAGARARPASSPFRIPKQNPIAHRIFRSPVEMSCCVETLLPYHTATASALLNSMLSASLRSYCWTPEDS, encoded by the exons ATGTCATCCGCCGCCGCCACAGCCGCCAGGTTCGTCCTCCGCTCCACATCGGCACGAACCGCCTCGGCGGCTAGGCTTACAGCCGGAGCCGGAGCTAGGGCCAGACCCGCAAGCTCACCATTTCGTATCCCCAAACAAAACCCTATCGCACATCGCATTTTCAG GTCTCCTGTGGAGATGAGCTGCTGCGTGGAAACGCTGCTTCCGTATCACACTGCCACTGCTTCTGCATTGCTCAACTCCATGCTCTCCGCCTCTCTCCGCAGCTACTGTTGGACTCCTGAAG ATTCTTGA
- the LOC122277786 gene encoding protein NUCLEAR FUSION DEFECTIVE 6, mitochondrial-like isoform X3 produces MSSAAATAARFVLRSTSARTASAARLTAGAGARARPASSPFRIPKQNPIAHRIFRSPVEMSCCVETLLPYHTATASALLNSMLSASLRSYCWTPEDG; encoded by the exons ATGTCATCCGCCGCCGCCACAGCCGCCAGGTTCGTCCTCCGCTCCACATCGGCACGAACCGCCTCGGCGGCTAGGCTTACAGCCGGAGCCGGAGCTAGGGCCAGACCCGCAAGCTCACCATTTCGTATCCCCAAACAAAACCCTATCGCACATCGCATTTTCAG GTCTCCTGTGGAGATGAGCTGCTGCGTGGAAACGCTGCTTCCGTATCACACTGCCACTGCTTCTGCATTGCTCAACTCCATGCTCTCCGCCTCTCTCCGCAGCTACTGTTGGACTCCTGAAG
- the LOC122277786 gene encoding protein NUCLEAR FUSION DEFECTIVE 6, mitochondrial-like isoform X1: protein MSSAAATAARFVLRSTSARTASAARLTAGAGARARPASSPFRIPKQNPIAHRIFRSPVEMSCCVETLLPYHTATASALLNSMLSASLRSYCWTPEGQEKTR, encoded by the exons ATGTCATCCGCCGCCGCCACAGCCGCCAGGTTCGTCCTCCGCTCCACATCGGCACGAACCGCCTCGGCGGCTAGGCTTACAGCCGGAGCCGGAGCTAGGGCCAGACCCGCAAGCTCACCATTTCGTATCCCCAAACAAAACCCTATCGCACATCGCATTTTCAG GTCTCCTGTGGAGATGAGCTGCTGCGTGGAAACGCTGCTTCCGTATCACACTGCCACTGCTTCTGCATTGCTCAACTCCATGCTCTCCGCCTCTCTCCGCAGCTACTGTTGGACTCCTGAAG